One genomic window of Evansella cellulosilytica DSM 2522 includes the following:
- the gap gene encoding type I glyceraldehyde-3-phosphate dehydrogenase: protein MATKVGINGFGRIGRVVFRAALNNPEVEVVAVNDLTDANTLAHLLKYDSVHGKLDATVEVSGDNLIVGGKEIKVTAERDPAKLTWGDQGVEVVVESTGFFTKRADAAKHLEAGAKKVIISAPASEEDITVVMGVNEDKYDAANHHVISNASCTTNCLAPFAKVLNDNFGIRRGMMTTVHSYTNDQQILDLPHKDLRRARAAAENIIPTTTGAAKAVALVLPELKGKLNGGAMRVPTPNVSLVDLVAELDKDVTAEEVNAALKAAAEGPLKGVLDFSEEPLVSGDYNGNPSSSTVDGLSTMVMEGNMVKVISWYDNESGYSNRVVDLVAYIAKQGL from the coding sequence ATGGCTACAAAAGTTGGTATTAATGGTTTTGGACGTATTGGACGCGTGGTTTTCCGTGCGGCACTAAATAACCCAGAGGTAGAGGTAGTTGCAGTAAACGACTTAACTGATGCAAATACACTTGCACACTTACTTAAATATGACTCTGTGCATGGTAAATTAGATGCTACTGTTGAAGTATCTGGTGACAACCTTATTGTAGGTGGGAAAGAAATTAAAGTTACTGCAGAAAGAGATCCTGCGAAACTAACTTGGGGAGATCAAGGAGTAGAAGTTGTTGTAGAATCTACTGGTTTCTTCACGAAGCGTGCTGACGCTGCAAAACACTTAGAAGCTGGTGCGAAGAAAGTAATCATCTCTGCTCCTGCATCTGAAGAAGACATCACAGTTGTTATGGGTGTTAACGAAGATAAGTACGATGCAGCTAACCACCATGTAATTTCTAACGCATCTTGTACTACTAACTGTTTAGCTCCATTTGCAAAAGTATTAAACGACAACTTTGGTATTCGTCGCGGTATGATGACAACAGTTCACTCTTACACTAACGACCAACAAATCCTTGATTTACCACATAAGGATCTTCGTCGTGCACGTGCTGCTGCTGAAAACATCATTCCGACAACTACTGGTGCTGCAAAAGCAGTTGCATTAGTTCTTCCTGAATTAAAAGGTAAATTAAATGGTGGAGCAATGCGTGTACCTACACCTAACGTTTCTTTAGTAGACTTAGTTGCTGAATTAGATAAAGATGTAACAGCTGAAGAAGTAAATGCTGCACTTAAAGCTGCTGCTGAAGGTCCACTTAAAGGTGTATTAGATTTCAGCGAAGAGCCATTAGTATCTGGTGACTACAATGGTAACCCATCTTCTTCTACTGTCGACGGACTTTCTACGATGGTAATGGAAGGTAACATGGTTAAAGTTATTTCTTGGTATGACAACGAGTCTGGTTACTCTAACCGTGTTGTAGACCTTGTTGCTTACATCGCGAAGCAAGGACTATAA
- a CDS encoding sugar-binding transcriptional regulator — MKMLLDLQKKLLPDLVEVLGLRYRVLRYIRLMQPIGRRTLANNLEMSERILRSEVTFLKEQGLLDITASGMTLTEDGLTLLTQLEEVMKEVFDIRTMEKQLKELLQLKEVYIVPGNSDMYPWVKKEMGRTCVSIMKKRLYTKGNTIAVTGGTTIAAVAEMVVPDMDLKEALFVPARGGLGEQVENQANTICATMARKAMGTYKLLHVPDQLSKEAYQSLVEEPSIKHILELIHSANMVIHSIGEAHTMANRRNSSNELIEKLKNEHAVAEAFGYYFNETGDIIHKVLTIGLQLEDLKDISHIIAVSGGTSKARAIKAYMKHSCNQILVTDEAAAKEILNTT; from the coding sequence ATGAAGATGCTTTTAGACCTACAAAAGAAGTTGTTGCCCGATCTTGTGGAAGTACTTGGGTTACGCTATCGCGTTCTTCGTTACATAAGATTAATGCAACCAATCGGCAGAAGAACGTTAGCTAATAATTTGGAAATGTCTGAACGAATTCTTCGAAGTGAAGTCACGTTCCTTAAAGAGCAAGGGTTATTAGATATAACGGCCTCAGGAATGACATTAACTGAAGACGGCTTAACACTACTCACTCAATTAGAAGAAGTAATGAAAGAAGTTTTTGACATCCGTACGATGGAAAAACAATTAAAGGAGCTTCTTCAATTAAAAGAGGTTTATATTGTACCCGGGAATAGTGATATGTATCCATGGGTAAAAAAAGAAATGGGAAGAACTTGCGTCTCTATTATGAAAAAGCGATTGTACACAAAAGGAAATACAATTGCGGTTACTGGTGGTACGACCATCGCTGCAGTAGCAGAAATGGTGGTTCCTGATATGGATTTAAAGGAAGCACTTTTTGTTCCAGCAAGAGGTGGATTAGGAGAACAAGTAGAAAATCAAGCAAACACGATCTGTGCAACGATGGCTAGAAAGGCCATGGGGACATATAAGCTACTACACGTTCCCGATCAATTAAGTAAGGAAGCATATCAATCGCTTGTGGAGGAACCTTCTATTAAACACATCTTGGAGTTAATCCATTCAGCAAACATGGTGATCCATAGTATAGGGGAAGCCCATACGATGGCGAATAGAAGAAATTCATCAAATGAGCTTATTGAGAAATTAAAGAATGAGCATGCTGTAGCAGAAGCCTTCGGTTATTATTTTAATGAGACTGGGGATATTATCCATAAAGTGTTAACGATTGGATTACAATTAGAAGATTTAAAGGATATCTCGCATATTATTGCGGTCTCCGGCGGAACTTCAAAAGCAAGGGCTATTAAAGCGTATATGAAACATAGTTGTAATCAAATACTAGTAACCGATGAAGCAGCTGCTAAAGAAATATTAAATACTACATAG
- a CDS encoding glutaredoxin family protein: MSKLYFYTKTGCPLCDKGLEILQKINERSTFEIVERDIYSNDEWLEKYQIRIPVIEDETGDVLDEGIISSLTLKQKINKKFTC; the protein is encoded by the coding sequence ATGTCGAAACTTTACTTTTACACAAAAACAGGCTGTCCCCTCTGCGATAAAGGACTAGAAATCTTACAAAAAATTAATGAACGTTCTACTTTTGAAATTGTGGAACGGGACATATATTCAAACGATGAATGGCTTGAAAAATATCAAATTCGCATTCCTGTCATTGAAGATGAAACAGGCGATGTGCTTGATGAGGGGATAATATCATCTTTAACATTGAAACAAAAAATCAACAAAAAGTTCACATGTTAA
- the rpoN gene encoding RNA polymerase factor sigma-54: MKNEVQLLQQQSLRLVMTNELRQGIAMLQCSAMELQDYIHELLLENPLIEIESFENNNWTAITHADESTSAIEHISKDFVDLKQFLQNQITFLDLDKSIKNIALYAAQCVDENGYLLHPPSEIAIELNVSLTEVTKAIDIIQTLEPAGVGASSLQQCLLIQMRQQKERDEQAEFILENYFEELANKQLKTIANKENISVLKLQKITDKIQQLNPKPGAIFSNEPCTYVVPDVSVKSTIEGFKLYIHDELLPKLTLNKNYQELMKNSDTTINKYIQKKYEQYVWIKKCIEQRQKTLFDVASTIIEKQLDFLKGGAVNLRPLTLKTVADHLGIHESTVSRATMNKYIETPMGLYPFKYFFTASVGSNKGQTNSSESVKTHLKQMIDNEDKTKPFSDDKLATMIHENYAIAVSRRTVAKYRDEMNIPGSRKRRRFS; the protein is encoded by the coding sequence ATGAAAAATGAAGTGCAATTACTTCAGCAGCAATCCTTGAGGCTCGTCATGACAAATGAACTTCGTCAAGGAATAGCGATGCTTCAGTGTTCAGCGATGGAATTACAAGATTACATTCATGAATTACTACTCGAAAACCCTCTAATCGAAATAGAAAGCTTTGAAAATAATAATTGGACAGCTATTACGCATGCCGATGAAAGTACATCGGCAATTGAACATATAAGTAAAGATTTCGTTGATTTAAAGCAATTTTTACAAAACCAAATTACATTTTTAGATCTTGATAAGTCAATAAAAAATATCGCTTTATATGCGGCGCAATGTGTGGATGAAAACGGATATTTACTGCACCCTCCATCAGAAATTGCTATAGAATTAAATGTCAGCCTAACTGAAGTTACAAAGGCGATAGATATTATCCAGACGTTAGAACCGGCAGGAGTCGGCGCTTCGTCATTACAACAATGCCTTCTTATCCAAATGAGACAGCAAAAAGAAAGAGACGAGCAAGCGGAATTCATTTTAGAAAATTATTTTGAAGAGCTTGCTAATAAGCAGTTAAAAACAATTGCGAACAAAGAAAATATTAGTGTATTAAAATTACAAAAAATTACTGATAAAATTCAACAACTCAATCCAAAACCAGGCGCAATTTTTTCAAATGAGCCATGCACATATGTTGTGCCAGATGTTAGTGTAAAGTCAACAATTGAAGGCTTTAAATTGTATATTCATGATGAGCTGTTGCCAAAGCTCACATTGAATAAAAACTATCAAGAACTCATGAAAAATAGTGATACTACTATTAATAAATATATTCAAAAAAAATATGAGCAGTATGTATGGATAAAAAAATGTATAGAGCAGCGTCAAAAAACTTTATTTGATGTTGCGAGCACGATTATAGAAAAGCAACTCGATTTTCTAAAAGGTGGTGCAGTGAACTTAAGACCACTAACATTAAAAACTGTTGCTGATCATTTAGGTATACATGAGTCTACCGTTTCTAGAGCTACGATGAACAAATATATAGAAACGCCGATGGGGTTGTACCCATTTAAATACTTTTTTACGGCTTCAGTAGGGTCGAATAAAGGTCAGACAAACTCTTCTGAAAGTGTAAAAACGCATTTAAAGCAAATGATAGATAATGAAGATAAAACAAAGCCTTTTTCTGATGATAAGCTAGCGACCATGATACATGAAAACTATGCAATTGCCGTCTCAAGAAGAACGGTAGCAAAATATAGAGATGAAATGAACATACCTGGCTCAAGAAAACGAAGACGGTTTTCTTAA
- the clpP gene encoding ATP-dependent Clp endopeptidase proteolytic subunit ClpP has protein sequence MNLVPTVIEQTNRGERAYDIYSRLLKDRIIMLGSAIDDNVANSIVSQLLFLAADDPEKDISLYINSPGGSITAGMAIFDTMQFIQPKVQTICIGMAASMGAFLLAAGEPGKRFALPNSEVMIHQPLGGAQGQAADIEIHAKRIVQMREKLNEILAERTGQPIEVIARDTDRDNFMTSFEAKKYGLIDEVMEKKPE, from the coding sequence ATGAATTTAGTCCCAACGGTAATTGAACAAACAAATCGCGGTGAACGCGCATATGACATTTATTCTCGGTTATTAAAGGACCGCATTATTATGCTAGGATCTGCTATTGATGATAACGTAGCTAACTCTATCGTTTCTCAATTACTATTCTTAGCTGCGGATGACCCTGAAAAAGATATTTCACTTTACATTAATAGTCCTGGTGGATCGATTACAGCCGGTATGGCTATTTTCGATACGATGCAATTTATACAGCCGAAAGTGCAAACAATATGTATCGGTATGGCAGCATCAATGGGGGCATTCCTTCTAGCTGCTGGTGAACCTGGCAAACGTTTTGCCCTACCAAATAGTGAAGTAATGATTCACCAACCATTAGGTGGTGCACAAGGTCAAGCAGCAGACATTGAAATCCATGCTAAAAGAATTGTCCAAATGCGTGAAAAGCTTAATGAAATTTTAGCTGAGCGTACTGGCCAACCAATTGAAGTCATTGCACGCGATACAGACCGCGACAATTTCATGACATCTTTTGAAGCGAAAAAATATGGCTTAATTGATGAAGTTATGGAGAAGAAGCCTGAATAA
- a CDS encoding HPr family phosphocarrier protein has product MLEKKVVVKRKTGLQARPAALFVQEANRFQSDIFIEKDGKKVNAKSIMGIMSLAINANKEISLSISGSDEEAAMDALVEFVEQEV; this is encoded by the coding sequence ATGTTAGAAAAAAAGGTTGTAGTAAAACGTAAGACAGGGTTACAAGCAAGACCAGCTGCATTATTTGTACAAGAGGCTAATCGCTTTCAATCAGATATCTTTATTGAAAAAGATGGGAAAAAGGTAAACGCTAAAAGTATTATGGGTATTATGAGCCTGGCAATTAATGCAAACAAAGAAATTAGCTTGTCGATTTCTGGTTCGGATGAAGAAGCTGCAATGGATGCTCTAGTAGAATTTGTCGAACAAGAAGTATAA
- the whiA gene encoding DNA-binding protein WhiA, with translation MSFASMTKKELTQLEVDECCSKAELAALIRMNGSISIRNMQIALDIQTENAAIARRIYTLIKQLFQVHVELLVRKKMRLKKNNVYVVRITKEARSLLEQLKIMDATLSFTREISEEIIENECCKRAYLRGAFLAGGSVNHPDTSSYHLEIFSFYEEHNSSLCELMNYFDLNAKMLERKKGFILYLKEGEKISEFLNIIGAHSALLKFEDVRIMKDMRNSVNRLVNCETANLNKTVGAAIRQVESIRLIKQEVGLEVLPEKLREIAELRIKHQDVTLKELGEMVESGKVSKSGVNHRLRKIEEFANKLRAGEPIN, from the coding sequence ATGTCTTTTGCTTCCATGACTAAAAAAGAACTAACACAACTGGAAGTAGACGAATGCTGTTCGAAGGCAGAGCTTGCCGCCTTGATTCGAATGAATGGTTCTATCTCCATTAGAAATATGCAAATTGCCTTGGACATTCAAACTGAGAATGCTGCGATTGCGAGAAGAATCTACACATTAATAAAGCAGCTTTTTCAAGTACATGTTGAGCTACTTGTAAGAAAAAAGATGCGACTAAAGAAAAACAATGTGTATGTTGTCCGAATAACGAAGGAAGCAAGATCGTTATTAGAGCAGTTAAAAATAATGGATGCAACCTTGTCTTTTACGAGGGAAATTTCTGAGGAGATTATTGAGAACGAATGCTGCAAACGTGCTTACTTAAGAGGAGCATTTTTAGCTGGCGGCTCCGTTAATCACCCAGATACATCATCCTATCATCTGGAAATTTTCTCTTTTTACGAAGAACACAACAGCTCGCTATGTGAATTAATGAATTATTTTGACTTAAACGCGAAAATGTTAGAAAGAAAAAAAGGTTTTATCTTGTACTTAAAAGAAGGCGAGAAAATTAGTGAGTTCCTCAACATTATCGGTGCTCATAGTGCCCTTTTGAAATTCGAAGATGTTAGAATAATGAAGGACATGCGGAATTCAGTGAATAGGCTTGTTAACTGTGAAACAGCAAATCTAAATAAAACTGTCGGTGCAGCAATCAGACAAGTAGAAAGTATCCGCTTAATTAAACAAGAGGTAGGCCTTGAAGTCCTTCCAGAAAAATTAAGAGAGATCGCTGAACTTCGTATAAAACACCAAGACGTCACATTGAAAGAGCTAGGTGAAATGGTGGAAAGTGGTAAGGTGAGTAAATCTGGGGTTAATCACCGTCTAAGAAAAATTGAGGAATTTGCGAATAAATTACGCGCAGGTGAACCAATTAATTAA